The following proteins are encoded in a genomic region of Hemibagrus wyckioides isolate EC202008001 linkage group LG29, SWU_Hwy_1.0, whole genome shotgun sequence:
- the fbxo41 gene encoding F-box only protein 41: MASLDLPYRCPRCGEHKRFRSLSSLRAHLEYNHTYETLYVLSKSNSVCDAAALLPLVADSALAAESRFPCSGDELGLATTSSAGARYLPNVEFPLGEILVKKAMSSMDPSAMEAAYEEGLARLRARAFERLELDERLEKLSEEVEQKIAARVGRLQAELERKSTELEKAKLESERLSQEKQELEDKASELSRQVDVSVEMLASLKQDLVNKEQELTHKQQEVAQIDQFLQETAAREASAKVRLQQFIEELLERADRAEKQLQIISSCGTTPNGSLGHCSLQGSKSNGRQRNSSISGSRGVYQVSDRRSSPSTGASGRSKSVSQASVAGYDSDSVELQALEDSLEAQYYHGQNRPREPSPYERRNWGLRKQAIQNWQRRPYRNSTEGEEGDVSDVASRTTESEAEMWEQERRAECQQHCPHRSSYRLGTGRSEGCYKPCHHEKSPSKTSEVVSPEVLKMRAALFCIFTYLDTKTLLRTAEVCHDWRFVARHPAVWTRVLLENARISSKFLCTLSQWCTQTHSLILQNLKPRQRGKKETKEEYLKSTRGCLEEGLEALLKATGGNLLILKVSHCPNLLTDRSLWLASCYCRALQAVTYRSATDPVGQEVIWALGAGCRDIISLQVAPLHPCQQPARFSNRCLQTIGRCWPHLRALGVGGAGCGIQGLASLARNCMRLQVLELDHVSEINQEVAAEVCREGLKGLEMLVLTSTPVTPKALLHFNSVCRNLKSIVVQIGIEDYFEDPNSPEARKLFDEMVNKLQALKKRPGFSKILHVKADGLC, encoded by the exons ATGGCCTCTCTGGACCTGCCGTACCGCTGCCCTCGCTGCGGGGAGCACAAACGCTTCCGGAGCCTGTCATCACTGCGTGCCCACCTGGAGTACAACCACACCTACGAGACGCTGTACGTGCTCTCCAAATCCAACAGCGTGTGTGACGCCGCCGCACTGCTCCCTCTGGTGGCTGACAGCGCCCTGGCTGCTGAATCCCGCTTCCCCTGCTCGGGCGACGAGCTCGGGCTTGCCACGACCTCATCCGCCGGCGCCCGTTACCTTCCCAATGTGGAGTTCCCACTGGGTGAGATCCTGGTGAAGAAAGCCATGAGCTCAATGGACCCCAGTGCCATGGAAGCTGCTTACGAGGAGGGTTTGGCGCGCCTCAGGGCTCGGGCCTTTGAAAGGCTTGAGCTGGATGAGAGACTGGAGAAGCTTTCTGAAGAAGTGGAGCAAAAGATCGCAGCACGTGTGGGGCGCCTGCAGGCCGAGCTGGAACGGAAGAGCACAGAATTGGAGAAGGCCAAACTGGAGAGTGAAAGACTCAGTCAGGAGAAGCAGGAGCTGGAGGACAAGGCCTCAGAGCTGTCACGCCAGGTGGACGTCTCAGTAGAGATGCTAGCCAGCCTTAAGCAAGACCTGGTCAACAAGGAGCAGGagctcacacacaaacagca AGAGGTGGCTCAGATCGATCAGTTCCTGCAGGAGACGGCAGCGCGGGAAGCTAGCGCTAAAGTGCGTCTGCAGCAGTTCATCGAGGAGCTCCTGGAGCGAGCAGACCGAGCGGAGAAACAGCTCCAGATCATCAGCAGCTGTGGAACCACACCAAACGGGAGTCTGGGCCACTGCAGCCTGCAGGGCTCCAAATCCAACGGCCGACAG AGGAACTCCAGTATCTCTGGTTCGAGGGGTGTGTACCAGGTCTCGGATCGACGCTCATCTCCAAGCACGGG GGCGTCCGGTCGCTCGAAGTCGGTGTCCCAGGCCTCGGTGGCGGGTTACGACAGTGACAGTGTGGAGCTGCAGGCACTGGAGGACAGTCTGGAGGCTCAGTACTACCACGGGCAGAATCGTCCCAGAGAACCCTCACCTTACGAGCGGCGCAACTGGGGCCTCCGCAAGCAAGCCATCCAGAACTGGCAGCGGCGGCCGTATCGCAACAGCACGGAGGGCGAGGAAGGGGACGTGTCCGACGTGGCCTCGCGTACCACCGAGTCTGAGGCGGAAATGTGGGAGCAGGAGAGGAGGGCGGAGTGTCAGCAGCATTGCCCTCACCGTAGCAGCTACCGGCTGGGGACAG GCCGTTCCGAGGGCTGCTACAAACCCTGCCATCATGAGAAGAGCCCTTCCAAGACCAGTGAGGTGGTCAGCCCCGAGGTGCTCAAAATGCGGGCGGCGCTTTTCTGCATCTTCACTTACCTGGACACAAAAACCCTGCTGAGGACGGCCGAAGTGTGTCACGACTGGAGGTTTGTGGCACGTCACCCTGCCGTGTGGACAAGAGTGCTGCTGGAGAACGCTCGCATTTCCTCCAAG TTCTTGTGCACGCTCTCTCAGTGGTGTACGCAGACCCACTCTCTGATCCTGCAGAACCTCAAACCAAGGCAGAGAGGGAAGAAGGAGACCAAGGAGGAGTATCTGAAGAGCACACG TGGGTGTCTGGAAGAAGGTCTGGAAGCATTGCTGAAAGCGACAGGAGGAAATCTGCTCATTCTGAAGGTGTCTCattgtcccaacctgctgaccGATCGCTCTCTGTGGCTGGCCAGCTGCTACTGTCGAGCACTTCAGGCTGTAACGTACCG gagtGCTACGGATCCCGTTGGTCAGGAGGTGATCTGGGCTTTGGGAGCAGGCTGCAGGGACATCATCTCCCTCCAGGTGGCGCCGTTACATCCCTG TCAACAACCAGCCCGCTTCAGTAACCGCTGCTTACAGACGATTGGTCGGTGCTGGCCACACCTACGAGCCTTGGGAGTGGGCGGAGCTGGATGTGGTATACAGGGATTGGCTTCACTGG cgaGGAACTGTATGAGGCTTCAGGTGCTGGAACTGGACCACGTCAGTGAGATTAATCAGGAAGTGGCAGCTGAAGTGTGTCGTGAAGGTCTGAAGGGTTTGGAGATGTTGGTCCTCACCTCGACTCCGGTCACACCCAAAGCTCTCCTTCACTTCAACA gcgTGTGCCGTAACCTGAAGTCCATCGTTGTACAGATCGGTATTGAAGATTACTTTGAAGACCCCAACAGCCCTGAGGCCAGAAAGCTCTTTGATGAAATGGTGAACAAACTCCAG GCTTTAAAGAAGAGGCCAGGCTTTTCCAAAATCCTCCACGTAAAGGCTGATGGTCTGTGCTAA